One window of Quercus robur chromosome 12, dhQueRobu3.1, whole genome shotgun sequence genomic DNA carries:
- the LOC126709233 gene encoding sulfite exporter TauE/SafE family protein 3-like isoform X1 encodes MAEFGAKWRWGLRWVWMVMLYYLIVLVVVSAQRELRLEALSFNGTEGVPESNYLLKAVNFLWQANKSGYHHVWPEIKLNWQIVVGSIVGFFGAAFGSVGGVGGGGIFVPMLTLIIGFDPKSATAISKCMIMGAAASTVYYNLKLRHPTLDMPIIDYDLALLIQPMLMMGISIGVAFNVIFADWMVTVLLIVLFIGTSTKAFLKGVETWKKETIMKNEAAKRLGSNGSDGAEVEYKPLPAGPKNDTHKDTKEPEVTIIENIYWKELGLLVFVWISFLVLQIAKNHTATCSTEYWVLNFLQIPISFGVSLYEAVSLYKGHRVIASKGDEGTNWKVHQLIFYCAGGVLGGIVGGLLGLGGGFIMGPLFLELGVPPQVSSATATFAMTFSSSMSVVEYYLLNRFPVPYALYFAAVATIAAFIGQHVVRKLIILFGRASLIIFILAFTIFVSAISLGGVGVSNMIGKIQQHEYMGFENLCNYDA; translated from the exons ATGGCTGAGTTTGGAGCAAAATGGAGGTGGGGTTTGAGATGGGTGTGGATGGTTATGTTGTATTATCTGATAGTTTTGGTGGTTGTTTCGGCCCAAAGGGAGCTGAGACTGGAAGCTTTAAGTTTCAATGGAACGGAAGGAGTACCTGAATCCAATTACCTTCTCAAAGCTGTAAATTTCTTGTGGCAAGCCAACAAATCGGGTTATCACCACGTTTGGCcg GAGATCAAATTGAATTGGCAAATTGTTGTGGGTTCAATAGTTGGATTCTTTGGAGCTGCATTTGGGAGTGTTGGTGGCGTTGGTGGTGGTGGCATTTTTGTTCCTATGCTTACCCTGATTATTGGGTTTGATCCCAAGTCAGCAACAGCTATATCAAAAT GTATGATCATGGGTGCCGCAGCCTCAACTGTTTACTACAACCTTAAGCTAAGGCATCCTACACTTGATATGCCCATCATTGACTATGATTTAGCACTGCTCATCCAGCCAATGCTTATGATGGGCATTAGTATAGGAGTGGCTTTCAACGTTATATTTGCTGATTGGATGGTCACAGTTTTGCTTATTGTTCTGTTTATAG GCACGTCAACAAAGGCATTCCTCAAGGGTGTTGAAACATGGAAAAAGGAAACcattatgaaaaat gaGGCTGCTAAGCGACTGGGCTCAAATG GTTCTGATGGTGCAGAGGTGGAATACAAGCCTCTTCCTGCTGGCCCAAAAAATGACACTCATAAAGACACCAAAGAACCAGAG GTTActattattgagaatatttatTGGAAGGAACTTGGACTTCTTGTTTTTGTCTGGATTTCATTCCTTGTCCTCCAGATTGCCAAG AATCATACAGCTACTTGTTCAACAGAATACTGGGTGTTGAACTTCTTGCAG ATCCCTATTTCTTTTGGGGTGTCTTTGTACGAGGCAGTTAGCCTTTACAAGGGACACAGAGTTATTGCATCCAAGGGAGATGAGGGGACAAATTGGAAAGTACATCAGCTGATTTTCTATTGTGCCGGCGGTGTACTGGGAGGAATAGTTGGTGGGCTGCTTGGCCTAGGTGGAGGGTTTATTATGGGTCCACTATTTTTGGAGCTGGGAGTACCCCCTCAG GTCTCAAGTGCCACTGCCACCTTTGCAATGACCTTCTCATCGTCTATGTCTGTTGTGGAATACTACCTTCTGAATCGTTTTCCTGTTCCTTATG CTCTCTACTTTGCTGCTGTGGCTACTATTGCAGCCTTCATAGGACAGCATGTTGTGAGAAAGCTGATCATTTTATTTGGGAGAGCATCACTGATCATCTTTATTCTAGCCTTCACAATATTTGTTAGTGCAATTTCACTAG GTGGAGTTGGCGTATCAAACATGATTGGGAAGATTCAGCAGCATGAATATATGGGATTTGAGAACCTCTGCAATTACGATGCAtag
- the LOC126708805 gene encoding signal peptide peptidase — translation MKSVERIANVALAGLTLAPLVMKVDPNLNVILTASLTVFVGCYRSVKPTPPSETMSNEHAMRFPFVGSAMLLSLFLLFKFLSKDLVNAVLTCYFFVLGIVALSATLLPAIKRYLPTHWNQDVISWRFPYFRSLDVEFTRSQIVAAIPGTFFCAWYASQKHWLANNILGLSFCIQGIEMLSLGSFKTGAILLAGLFVYDIFWVFFTPVMVSVAKSFDAPIKLLFPTADTARPYSMLGLGDIVIPGIFVALALRFDVSRGKHSQYFRSAFLGYSVGLVLTIVVMNWFQAAQPALLYIVPCVIGFLAAHCIWNGEVKPLLAFDESKAANSSEESSDSDANSSKKEE, via the exons ATGAAAAGCGTTGAGCGAATTGCGAATGTAGCTTTAGcag GTTTAACTTTAGCACCACTTGTTATGAAGGTAGATCCAAACTTAAATGTTATTTTGACTGCGTCCCTCACAGTTTTTGTGGGTTGCTACAGATCTGTCAAGCCAACTCCACCTTCT GAGACAATGTCTAATGAGCATGCCATGCGTTTCCCTTTTGTTGGGAGTGCGATGCTGTTATCACTATTTTTGCTTTTTAAGTTTCTATCAAAGGACTTGGTCAATGCCGTTTTGACATGCTACTTCTTTGTGCTTGGGATCGTTGCCCTTTC GGCAACACTTTTACCTGCTATTAAACGTTATTTACCGACGCATTGGAATCAGGACGTTATTAGCTGGCGTTTTCCTTACTTCCGTT CTTTGGACGTTGAGTTCACAAGGTCTCAGATTGTTGCTGCAATCCCTGGAACCTTTTTCTGTGCATGGTATGCTTCACAGAAGCATTGGCTAGCTAACAATATACTGGGACTTTCCTTCTGCATTCAG GGAATCGAGATGCTTTCTCTTGGGTCTTTCAAGACTGGCGCCATTCTTTTG GCTGGACTTTTTGTGTATGatattttctgggttttcttCACTCCAGTGATGGTTAGTGTTGCAAAATCTTTTGATGCTCCTATTAAG CTTTTGTTCCCTACAGCAGATACTGCTCGACCATATTCTATGCTTGGACTTGGTGACATCGTAATCCCTG GTATTTTTGTAGCATTGGCTTTGCGATTTGATGTGTCTAGAGGGAAACACAGCCAGTACTTTAGGAGTGCATTTCTGGGATATTCTGTTGGTTTGGTGCTTACAATTGTTGTCATGAACTGGTTCCAGGCTGCACAG CCTGCTCTATTGTATATTGTACCTTGTGTCATTGGATTTTTGGCGGCTCATTGCATATGGAATGGTGAAGTCAAACCG TTGTTGGCGTTTGACGAGTCTAAGGCTGCTAATTCATCCGAAGAAAGTAGTGACAGCGATGCTAATTCTAGCAAGAAGGAGGAATAA
- the LOC126709233 gene encoding sulfite exporter TauE/SafE family protein 3-like isoform X2: MAEFGAKWRWGLRWVWMVMLYYLIVLVVVSAQRELRLEALSFNGTEGVPESNYLLKAVNFLWQANKSGYHHVWPEIKLNWQIVVGSIVGFFGAAFGSVGGVGGGGIFVPMLTLIIGFDPKSATAISKCMIMGAAASTVYYNLKLRHPTLDMPIIDYDLALLIQPMLMMGISIGVAFNVIFADWMVTVLLIVLFIGTSTKAFLKGVETWKKETIMKNEAAKRLGSNGSDGAEVEYKPLPAGPKNDTHKDTKEPENHTATCSTEYWVLNFLQIPISFGVSLYEAVSLYKGHRVIASKGDEGTNWKVHQLIFYCAGGVLGGIVGGLLGLGGGFIMGPLFLELGVPPQVSSATATFAMTFSSSMSVVEYYLLNRFPVPYALYFAAVATIAAFIGQHVVRKLIILFGRASLIIFILAFTIFVSAISLGGVGVSNMIGKIQQHEYMGFENLCNYDA, translated from the exons ATGGCTGAGTTTGGAGCAAAATGGAGGTGGGGTTTGAGATGGGTGTGGATGGTTATGTTGTATTATCTGATAGTTTTGGTGGTTGTTTCGGCCCAAAGGGAGCTGAGACTGGAAGCTTTAAGTTTCAATGGAACGGAAGGAGTACCTGAATCCAATTACCTTCTCAAAGCTGTAAATTTCTTGTGGCAAGCCAACAAATCGGGTTATCACCACGTTTGGCcg GAGATCAAATTGAATTGGCAAATTGTTGTGGGTTCAATAGTTGGATTCTTTGGAGCTGCATTTGGGAGTGTTGGTGGCGTTGGTGGTGGTGGCATTTTTGTTCCTATGCTTACCCTGATTATTGGGTTTGATCCCAAGTCAGCAACAGCTATATCAAAAT GTATGATCATGGGTGCCGCAGCCTCAACTGTTTACTACAACCTTAAGCTAAGGCATCCTACACTTGATATGCCCATCATTGACTATGATTTAGCACTGCTCATCCAGCCAATGCTTATGATGGGCATTAGTATAGGAGTGGCTTTCAACGTTATATTTGCTGATTGGATGGTCACAGTTTTGCTTATTGTTCTGTTTATAG GCACGTCAACAAAGGCATTCCTCAAGGGTGTTGAAACATGGAAAAAGGAAACcattatgaaaaat gaGGCTGCTAAGCGACTGGGCTCAAATG GTTCTGATGGTGCAGAGGTGGAATACAAGCCTCTTCCTGCTGGCCCAAAAAATGACACTCATAAAGACACCAAAGAACCAGAG AATCATACAGCTACTTGTTCAACAGAATACTGGGTGTTGAACTTCTTGCAG ATCCCTATTTCTTTTGGGGTGTCTTTGTACGAGGCAGTTAGCCTTTACAAGGGACACAGAGTTATTGCATCCAAGGGAGATGAGGGGACAAATTGGAAAGTACATCAGCTGATTTTCTATTGTGCCGGCGGTGTACTGGGAGGAATAGTTGGTGGGCTGCTTGGCCTAGGTGGAGGGTTTATTATGGGTCCACTATTTTTGGAGCTGGGAGTACCCCCTCAG GTCTCAAGTGCCACTGCCACCTTTGCAATGACCTTCTCATCGTCTATGTCTGTTGTGGAATACTACCTTCTGAATCGTTTTCCTGTTCCTTATG CTCTCTACTTTGCTGCTGTGGCTACTATTGCAGCCTTCATAGGACAGCATGTTGTGAGAAAGCTGATCATTTTATTTGGGAGAGCATCACTGATCATCTTTATTCTAGCCTTCACAATATTTGTTAGTGCAATTTCACTAG GTGGAGTTGGCGTATCAAACATGATTGGGAAGATTCAGCAGCATGAATATATGGGATTTGAGAACCTCTGCAATTACGATGCAtag